Proteins from a single region of Tamandua tetradactyla isolate mTamTet1 chromosome 12, mTamTet1.pri, whole genome shotgun sequence:
- the ERH gene encoding enhancer of rudimentary homolog, protein MSHTILLVQPTKRPEGRTYADYESVNECMEGVCKMYEEHLKRMNPNSPSITYDISQLFDFIDDLADLSCLVYRADTQTYQPYNKDWIKEKIYVLLRRQAQQAGK, encoded by the exons ATG TCTCACACCATCTTGCTGGTACAGCCTACCAAGAGGCCAGAAGGCAGAACTTATGCTGACTATGAATCAGTGAATGAGTGCATGGAAG gTGTTTGTAAAATGTATGAAGAACATCTGAAGAGAATGAATCCCAACAGTCCCTCTATCACATATGATATCAGTCAgttgtttgattttattgatgATCTGGCAGACCTCAGCTGCCTCGT CTACCGAGCTGATACCCAGACATACCAACCTTACAACAAAGACTGGATTAAGGAGAAGATCTACGTGCTTCTTCGTCGGCAGGCCCAACAGGCTGGGAAATAG